In Burkholderia savannae, one genomic interval encodes:
- a CDS encoding YhfC family intramembrane metalloprotease, which translates to MFGTVVAALFEEIGRYLGLRFLAKRYGPSDGDARGLSNGIGHGGAQAWFVGVVVLAQWVYLAWLANRGELNAQLSTMPADLALRIQVMLATMSPVSVAVSALERVAAFVVQLALSVLMWRGMRANKRWILPAMIVLHPVIDLPSILYNGGGVPFEWMVALYLLLTAGFAGALMKLCRPARAAR; encoded by the coding sequence GTGTTCGGCACCGTCGTCGCCGCGCTCTTCGAGGAAATCGGCCGCTATCTCGGGCTGCGCTTTCTCGCGAAACGCTACGGCCCGTCGGACGGCGACGCGCGCGGCTTGTCGAACGGCATCGGCCACGGCGGCGCGCAGGCGTGGTTCGTCGGCGTCGTCGTGCTCGCGCAATGGGTTTATCTCGCGTGGCTCGCGAACCGCGGCGAGCTGAACGCGCAGTTGTCGACGATGCCCGCCGACCTGGCGCTGCGCATCCAGGTGATGCTCGCGACGATGTCGCCCGTGTCGGTCGCGGTGTCGGCGCTCGAGCGCGTCGCGGCGTTCGTCGTGCAGCTCGCGCTGTCCGTGCTGATGTGGCGCGGCATGCGCGCGAACAAGCGCTGGATTCTGCCCGCGATGATCGTGCTGCATCCCGTCATCGATCTGCCGTCGATCCTGTATAACGGCGGCGGCGTGCCGTTCGAATGGATGGTCGCGCTGTATCTGCTGCTGACGGCGGGCTTCGCCGGCGCGCTGATGAAACTGTGCCGGCCCGCGCGCGCCGCACGCTGA
- a CDS encoding DUF3022 domain-containing protein, whose amino-acid sequence MDDYQYDCASAEFDELARVICDLFPEQTRFAERADEAGRFLSVHWLAMRFGATPRKTTLDVRFAGAALRRYLALRPMQRARSHAVLRAYVEATLGSLEERHAAGEAVPRETTLELGDEFA is encoded by the coding sequence ATGGACGATTATCAATACGACTGCGCGAGCGCCGAATTCGACGAGCTCGCGCGGGTGATCTGCGATCTCTTTCCCGAGCAGACGCGCTTTGCCGAACGCGCCGACGAAGCGGGGCGCTTTCTATCCGTGCACTGGCTCGCGATGCGCTTCGGCGCGACGCCGCGCAAGACGACGCTCGACGTGCGCTTCGCGGGCGCCGCGCTGCGGCGCTATCTCGCGCTCAGGCCGATGCAGCGCGCGCGCAGCCACGCGGTGCTGCGCGCGTACGTCGAGGCGACGCTCGGCTCGCTCGAGGAACGGCATGCGGCGGGCGAGGCGGTGCCGCGCGAGACGACGCTCGAGCTCGGCGACGAGTTCGCGTGA
- a CDS encoding extracellular catalytic domain type 2 short-chain-length polyhydroxyalkanoate depolymerase — MQIRHVASRAMSAAALTLTLALAAAASSNARASASLPALRADARQVSVSGLSSGAFMAVQYQVAYSASVIGAGVVAGGPYYCAKGKLANTKNCMQGMPDTEQLMTRARDFEASGQIDPLANLKHAKVYLFSGTKDAVVSQPVVDATWSFFWLAGVPAANLAYVVDVPAGHAFVTPAAGGVCSANATPFINHCTVSQAGYDQAGALLQAIYGPLSPPVAQPAGRAITFNQREFAPVASGLAKDGYAYVPRACDANAGCKVHVVFHGCLQSADVVRDMTTYRNWADANDIVVLYPQVAADLPVNPQGCWDWFAYTGQEYALKSGAQMRAVRKMIERVTSSH; from the coding sequence ATGCAGATACGTCACGTTGCGTCGCGTGCGATGTCGGCCGCCGCGCTCACGCTCACGCTCGCGCTCGCGGCCGCTGCGTCGTCGAACGCGCGAGCTTCCGCGTCGTTGCCCGCGCTACGGGCCGACGCCCGTCAGGTGTCGGTGTCCGGGCTGTCGTCGGGCGCGTTCATGGCGGTGCAGTACCAGGTCGCGTATTCGGCGTCGGTGATCGGCGCGGGCGTGGTCGCGGGCGGCCCGTATTACTGCGCGAAGGGCAAGCTCGCGAACACGAAGAACTGCATGCAAGGCATGCCGGATACCGAGCAACTGATGACCAGGGCGCGCGACTTCGAGGCGAGCGGCCAGATCGATCCGCTCGCGAACCTGAAGCATGCGAAGGTCTATCTCTTCAGCGGCACGAAAGACGCGGTCGTGAGTCAGCCTGTCGTCGACGCGACGTGGTCGTTTTTCTGGCTGGCGGGCGTGCCTGCGGCAAATCTCGCGTACGTCGTCGACGTGCCGGCCGGACACGCGTTCGTCACGCCTGCCGCTGGCGGCGTGTGCAGCGCGAACGCGACGCCCTTCATCAATCATTGCACCGTCTCGCAAGCGGGTTACGACCAGGCGGGAGCGCTCCTTCAGGCGATCTACGGGCCGCTGTCGCCGCCCGTCGCGCAACCGGCGGGGCGCGCGATCACGTTCAATCAGCGTGAGTTCGCGCCCGTGGCGAGCGGGCTTGCGAAAGACGGCTACGCATACGTGCCGCGCGCGTGCGACGCGAACGCCGGCTGCAAGGTGCACGTGGTGTTCCACGGTTGCCTGCAATCGGCGGACGTCGTGCGCGACATGACGACCTACCGGAACTGGGCGGATGCGAACGATATCGTCGTGCTGTATCCGCAGGTGGCGGCGGATTTGCCCGTCAATCCGCAGGGATGCTGGGACTGGTTCGCTTATACGGGGCAGGAGTATGCGTTGAAGTCGGGGGCGCAGATGCGCGCGGTGCGCAAGATGATCGAACGGGTGACGTCGTCGCATTGA
- a CDS encoding PGDYG domain-containing protein translates to MIELKNVDLRNDPDALRVVKNETVQVKFAAQAGELMSLEGPNRYAAGDALVTGSTGDRWVVSRERFDAKYLPAADSVVHGAPGAYRNRPAVVLAKRMDAPFSIARSAGGDTLHGDAGDWVMQYAPGDYGVVQAQRFAQVYREAD, encoded by the coding sequence ATGATCGAATTGAAAAACGTCGACCTCCGCAATGATCCGGACGCCTTGCGCGTCGTCAAGAACGAGACGGTCCAGGTCAAATTCGCCGCGCAGGCAGGCGAGCTGATGAGCCTCGAAGGGCCGAACCGCTATGCGGCGGGCGACGCGCTCGTCACCGGTTCGACGGGCGACCGCTGGGTGGTGTCGCGCGAGCGCTTCGACGCGAAGTACCTGCCCGCCGCCGACAGCGTCGTGCACGGCGCGCCGGGCGCGTACCGCAACCGTCCCGCCGTCGTGCTCGCGAAGCGGATGGACGCGCCGTTCTCGATCGCGCGCTCGGCGGGCGGCGACACACTGCATGGCGACGCGGGCGACTGGGTGATGCAATACGCGCCGGGCGACTACGGCGTCGTGCAGGCGCAGCGCTTCGCGCAGGTGTACCGCGAGGCGGACTGA
- a CDS encoding extracellular catalytic domain type 2 short-chain-length polyhydroxyalkanoate depolymerase, which translates to MQMRHAAARAILAAALTIALAAVSASAQASPPLPALRADPNQVSVSGLSSGAYMAVQYQVAYSASVIGAGVIAGGPYYCAAGSLTNTGICMGLLPNTVPDSGLLLTAALGFAASGQIDPLANLQRAKIYLFSGTKDTIVREPAVDATWSFFWLAGVPVTNIVYVADIPAGHAFITPSAGNACDANAAPYISHCRVGQSGYDQAGALLETIYGPLAPPVAQPTGRAITFDQREFAPASSGLAADGYAYVPSACGASAGCKVHVVFHGCLQSADVVRDMTTYRDWADANNIVVLYPQVAKAGTPGNPQGCWDWFAYTGQNYALKSGAQMRAVRAMIDRVTSAR; encoded by the coding sequence ATGCAGATGCGCCACGCCGCCGCGCGCGCGATCCTCGCCGCCGCGTTGACCATCGCGCTCGCCGCCGTGTCCGCGAGCGCGCAAGCTTCGCCGCCGCTGCCCGCGCTGCGCGCGGACCCGAACCAGGTGTCGGTGTCCGGGCTGTCGTCGGGCGCGTACATGGCGGTGCAGTATCAGGTCGCGTATTCGGCGTCGGTGATCGGCGCGGGCGTGATCGCGGGCGGCCCGTACTACTGCGCGGCGGGCAGCCTCACGAACACGGGCATCTGCATGGGACTCTTGCCGAACACGGTGCCCGATTCCGGGCTGCTGTTGACCGCCGCGCTGGGCTTCGCGGCGAGCGGTCAGATCGATCCGCTCGCGAACCTGCAGCGCGCGAAGATCTATCTGTTCAGCGGCACGAAGGACACGATCGTCCGCGAGCCCGCCGTCGATGCGACGTGGTCGTTTTTCTGGCTGGCCGGCGTGCCCGTGACGAACATCGTCTACGTCGCCGACATTCCGGCCGGGCATGCATTCATCACGCCGTCGGCAGGCAACGCGTGCGATGCGAACGCCGCGCCGTACATCAGCCATTGCAGGGTCGGTCAGTCGGGCTACGATCAGGCGGGCGCGCTGCTCGAGACGATCTACGGGCCGCTTGCGCCGCCCGTCGCGCAGCCGACGGGGCGCGCGATCACGTTCGACCAGCGCGAGTTCGCGCCGGCGTCGAGCGGGCTCGCGGCGGACGGCTACGCGTACGTGCCGAGCGCATGCGGCGCGAGCGCCGGCTGCAAGGTCCACGTCGTGTTCCATGGCTGCCTGCAGTCGGCGGACGTCGTGCGCGACATGACGACCTACCGGGACTGGGCGGATGCGAACAATATCGTGGTGCTGTATCCGCAGGTCGCGAAGGCCGGCACGCCGGGCAATCCGCAGGGATGCTGGGATTGGTTCGCGTATACCGGGCAGAACTATGCGCTGAAGTCGGGCGCGCAGATGCGCGCGGTGCGGGCGATGATCGATCGGGTGACGTCCGCGCGGTGA
- a CDS encoding Spy/CpxP family protein refolding chaperone, whose protein sequence is MKKISLTFAAALALAATLAHAQTSASAPAAPASAPAAAARHEARVEERITYLHNQLKITPEQEAQWKTFADTMRDNGATMARLYRERMENKNASALDDMKQYAELTQANADGAKKLSDAFAPLYASFPAEQKTLADSTFRKWLHPEPGKARARKHPGKADGQAAASSGAAQ, encoded by the coding sequence ATGAAAAAGATCTCGCTGACTTTTGCTGCCGCGCTCGCGCTGGCGGCCACGCTCGCGCACGCGCAGACGAGCGCGTCGGCGCCGGCCGCGCCGGCCTCCGCCCCTGCCGCCGCCGCGCGTCATGAAGCGCGCGTCGAGGAGCGCATCACGTACCTGCACAACCAGTTGAAGATCACGCCGGAGCAGGAAGCGCAATGGAAGACGTTCGCCGACACGATGCGCGACAACGGCGCGACGATGGCGCGGCTCTATCGCGAGCGGATGGAAAACAAGAACGCGTCCGCGCTCGACGACATGAAGCAATACGCCGAGCTGACGCAGGCGAACGCCGACGGCGCGAAGAAGCTCTCCGACGCCTTCGCGCCGCTGTACGCGAGCTTCCCGGCCGAGCAGAAGACGCTCGCCGATTCGACGTTCCGCAAGTGGCTGCACCCGGAGCCGGGCAAGGCGCGCGCGCGCAAGCATCCGGGCAAGGCGGACGGCCAGGCCGCCGCGAGCTCGGGCGCCGCGCAGTAA
- a CDS encoding Lrp/AsnC family transcriptional regulator, whose product MRPPRLDQLDELDRNLVALLQANARASVADLARQLDVARTTVLARIARLERTQVIAGYSVRLGQDVLDASIYAYVGIILAPKYGKDVLKRLDRMPEVQLLCAVSGEYDYVAWLRADSPERLNDLLDQIGALEGVERTTTSIILARKIDRGTIG is encoded by the coding sequence ATGCGTCCACCCCGACTTGATCAACTCGACGAACTCGACCGCAACCTCGTCGCGCTATTGCAGGCGAACGCCCGCGCGAGCGTCGCGGATCTCGCGCGGCAACTGGACGTCGCGCGCACGACCGTGCTCGCGCGGATCGCGCGGCTCGAGCGCACGCAGGTGATCGCGGGCTACAGCGTGCGGCTCGGGCAGGACGTGCTCGACGCGAGCATCTACGCGTACGTCGGCATCATCCTCGCGCCGAAGTACGGCAAGGACGTGCTCAAGCGCCTCGATCGCATGCCGGAGGTGCAACTGCTGTGCGCGGTGAGCGGCGAGTACGACTACGTCGCGTGGCTGCGCGCCGATTCGCCCGAGCGCCTGAACGATCTGCTCGATCAGATCGGCGCGCTCGAAGGCGTCGAGCGGACGACGACGTCGATCATCCTCGCGCGCAAGATCGACCGCGGGACGATCGGCTGA